Proteins encoded within one genomic window of Pongo abelii isolate AG06213 chromosome 18, NHGRI_mPonAbe1-v2.0_pri, whole genome shotgun sequence:
- the C18H16orf90 gene encoding uncharacterized protein C16orf90 homolog isoform X2 yields MMAPPARPDAVSQAQGRPGHPDIPPNIYEGGLGSPQPQCPSTQGSKPKNFRLRHLRGLGLYLESHPPPTGQCESHWLGRLMTGECPPQPEGTAWALDLPQGTLGPGNSLCSALLEARLPRDSLGSSASSSSMDPDKGALPQPGPSEGLGLRPKRSWGTWEEAMCPLCKRTRSGALERP; encoded by the exons ATGATGGCGCCTCCTGCTCGGCCAG ATGCAGTGAGCCAGGCCCAAGGACGCCCCGGCCACCCCGACATACCCCCCAACATCTACGAGGGGGGCCTGGGGTCCCCGCAGCCACAGTGCCCCAGTACCCAGGGAAGCAAGCCCAAGAACTTCCGGCTGCGCCACCTGCGGGGCCTGGGCCTCTACCTGGAGAGCCACCCGCCGCCCACTGGCCAGTGTGAGAGCCACTGGCTGGGCCGGCTTATGACTGGGGAGTGCCCGCCACAGCCTGAGGGCACAGCCTGGGCCCTGGACCTGCCACAGGGGACTCTGGGCCCAGGTAACAGCCTCTGCTCAGCTCTTCTGGAAGCCCGATTGCCCAGGGACAGCCTGGGAAGCAGTG cTTCCAGTTCCAGCATGGACCCAGACAAGGgtgccctcccccagcctggtcCTTCTGAGGGCTTGGGGCTCAGGCCCAAGAGGTCCTGGGGGACCTGGGAAGAGGCCATGTGTCCCTTGTGCAAGAGAACCCGCTCTGGGGCCCTGGAGAGGCCATAG
- the NAA60 gene encoding N-alpha-acetyltransferase 60 isoform X3 — translation MLVIPASEDGDILASNFSVDTQVAYILSLGVVKEFRKHGIGSLLLESLKDHISTTAQDHCKAIYLHVLTTNNTAINFYENRDFKQHHYLPYYYSIRGVLKDGFTYVLYINGGHPPWTILDYIQHLGSALASLSPCSIPHRVYRQAHSLLCSFLPWSGISSKSGIEYSRTM, via the exons ATGTTGGTCATCCCAGCATCTGAG GATGGAGATATTCTAGCGTCCAACTTCTCTGTTGACACACAAGTTGCGTACATCCTGAGTCTGGGCGTCGTGAAAGAGTTCAGGAAGCATGGCATAG GTTCCCTCTTACTTGAAAGTTTAAAGGATCACATATCAACCACCGCCCAGGACCACTGCAAAGCCATTTACCTGCATGTCCTCACCACCAACAACACAGCAATAAACTTCTACGAAAACAGAGACTTCAAGCAGCACCACTATCTCCCCTATTACTACTCCATCCGAGGGGTCCTCAAAGATGGCTTCACCTATGTCCTCTACATCAACGGCGGCCACCCTCCCTGGACGATTTT GGACTACATCCAGCACCTGGGCTCTGCACTAGCCAGCCTGAGCCCCTGCTCCATTCCGCACAGAGTCTACCGCCAGGCCCACAGCCTGCTCTGCAGCTTCCTGCCATGGTCGGGCATCTCTTCCAAGAGTGGCATCGAGTACAGCCGGACCATGTGA
- the NAA60 gene encoding N-alpha-acetyltransferase 60 isoform X1: protein MTEVVPSSALSEVSLRLLCHDDIDTVKHLCGDWFPIEYPDSWYRDITSNKKFFSLAATYRGAIVGMIVAEIKNRTKIHKEDGDILASNFSVDTQVAYILSLGVVKEFRKHGIGSLLLESLKDHISTTAQDHCKAIYLHVLTTNNTAINFYENRDFKQHHYLPYYYSIRGVLKDGFTYVLYINGGHPPWTILDYIQHLGSALASLSPCSIPHRVYRQAHSLLCSFLPWSGISSKSGIEYSRTM from the exons ATGACAGAGGTGGTGCCATCCAGCGCGCTCAGCGAGGTCAGCCTGCGCCTCCTCTGCCACGATGACATAGACACTGTGAAGCACCTGTGTGGCGACTGGTTCCCCATCGA GTACCCAGACTCATGGTATCGTGATATCACATCCAACAAGAAGTTCTTTTCCCTTGCTGCAACCTACAGAGGTGCCATTGTGGGGATGATAGTAGCTGAAATTAAGAACAGgaccaaaatacataaagag GATGGAGATATTCTAGCGTCCAACTTCTCTGTTGACACACAAGTTGCGTACATCCTGAGTCTGGGCGTCGTGAAAGAGTTCAGGAAGCATGGCATAG GTTCCCTCTTACTTGAAAGTTTAAAGGATCACATATCAACCACCGCCCAGGACCACTGCAAAGCCATTTACCTGCATGTCCTCACCACCAACAACACAGCAATAAACTTCTACGAAAACAGAGACTTCAAGCAGCACCACTATCTCCCCTATTACTACTCCATCCGAGGGGTCCTCAAAGATGGCTTCACCTATGTCCTCTACATCAACGGCGGCCACCCTCCCTGGACGATTTT GGACTACATCCAGCACCTGGGCTCTGCACTAGCCAGCCTGAGCCCCTGCTCCATTCCGCACAGAGTCTACCGCCAGGCCCACAGCCTGCTCTGCAGCTTCCTGCCATGGTCGGGCATCTCTTCCAAGAGTGGCATCGAGTACAGCCGGACCATGTGA
- the LOC100442711 gene encoding uncharacterized protein LOC100442711, translating into MPIRGRLFSSPSCFWKPLPLPAALALPPCACTVPRADPVWLHSLGRGCPHWASPTPLPVLAAPSWKAGGDFLLQGRNASIMDTLDRKGTGASEQGGAIKGMARPPPEPAQRSLEGGEEWPPLLREGLMRSGQPGGGFPRKHRALRFSPPAQAVTHWDGSYPSVPSMQLPVPWEVTLPIRPWHAPFS; encoded by the exons ATGCCCATCCGTGGCAG GCTCttcagctccccttcctgcttctggaaacctctgcctctgcccgctgccctggccctgcctcccTGTGCATGCACCGTCCCCAGGGCTGACCCAGTGTGGCTGCATTCACTGGGAAGGGGCTGCCCTCACTGGGCCTCTCCCACTCCGCTGCCTGTTCTTGCAGCTCCTTCCTGGAAAGCTGGAGGGGACTTTCTCCTGCAAGGGAGGAACGCAAGTATTATGGACACACTTGACCGTAAAGGCACAGGAGCCTCGGAACAAGGGGGCGCAATAAAGGGAATGGCCCGTCCCCCTCCAGAACCAGCCCAAAGAAGCCTGGAGGGGGGTGAGGAGTGGCCCCCACTCCTCCGTGAGGGCCTGATGAGGAGTGGGCAGCCTGGGGGAGGCTTTCCTCGCAAGCACAGAGCTCTGAGGTTCAGCCCCCCGGCACAGGCGGTCACACATTGGGACGGTTCCTACCCTTCAGTACCTTCCATGCAGTTACCAGTGCCCTGGGAGGTCACACTGCCCATCAGACCATGGCATGCTCCATTCAGCTGA
- the NAA60 gene encoding N-alpha-acetyltransferase 60 isoform X2: MIVAEIKNRTKIHKEDGDILASNFSVDTQVAYILSLGVVKEFRKHGIGSLLLESLKDHISTTAQDHCKAIYLHVLTTNNTAINFYENRDFKQHHYLPYYYSIRGVLKDGFTYVLYINGGHPPWTILDYIQHLGSALASLSPCSIPHRVYRQAHSLLCSFLPWSGISSKSGIEYSRTM, encoded by the exons ATGATAGTAGCTGAAATTAAGAACAGgaccaaaatacataaagag GATGGAGATATTCTAGCGTCCAACTTCTCTGTTGACACACAAGTTGCGTACATCCTGAGTCTGGGCGTCGTGAAAGAGTTCAGGAAGCATGGCATAG GTTCCCTCTTACTTGAAAGTTTAAAGGATCACATATCAACCACCGCCCAGGACCACTGCAAAGCCATTTACCTGCATGTCCTCACCACCAACAACACAGCAATAAACTTCTACGAAAACAGAGACTTCAAGCAGCACCACTATCTCCCCTATTACTACTCCATCCGAGGGGTCCTCAAAGATGGCTTCACCTATGTCCTCTACATCAACGGCGGCCACCCTCCCTGGACGATTTT GGACTACATCCAGCACCTGGGCTCTGCACTAGCCAGCCTGAGCCCCTGCTCCATTCCGCACAGAGTCTACCGCCAGGCCCACAGCCTGCTCTGCAGCTTCCTGCCATGGTCGGGCATCTCTTCCAAGAGTGGCATCGAGTACAGCCGGACCATGTGA
- the C18H16orf90 gene encoding uncharacterized protein C16orf90 homolog isoform X4, whose translation MTGECPPQPEGTAWALDLPQGTLGPGNSLCSALLEARLPRDSLGSSASSSSMDPDKGALPQPGPSEGLGLRPKRSWGTWEEAMCPLCKRTRSGALERP comes from the exons ATGACTGGGGAGTGCCCGCCACAGCCTGAGGGCACAGCCTGGGCCCTGGACCTGCCACAGGGGACTCTGGGCCCAGGTAACAGCCTCTGCTCAGCTCTTCTGGAAGCCCGATTGCCCAGGGACAGCCTGGGAAGCAGTG cTTCCAGTTCCAGCATGGACCCAGACAAGGgtgccctcccccagcctggtcCTTCTGAGGGCTTGGGGCTCAGGCCCAAGAGGTCCTGGGGGACCTGGGAAGAGGCCATGTGTCCCTTGTGCAAGAGAACCCGCTCTGGGGCCCTGGAGAGGCCATAG
- the C18H16orf90 gene encoding uncharacterized protein C16orf90 homolog isoform X3, protein MEALVCASSELHIREDAVSQAQGRPGHPDIPPNIYEGGLGSPQPQCPSTQGSKPKNFRLRHLRGLGLYLESHPPPTGQCESHWLGRLMTGECPPQPEGTAWALDLPQGTLGPASSSSMDPDKGALPQPGPSEGLGLRPKRSWGTWEEAMCPLCKRTRSGALERP, encoded by the exons ATGGAAGCCTTGGTCTGTGCATCTTCTGAGCTGCACATAAGAGAAG ATGCAGTGAGCCAGGCCCAAGGACGCCCCGGCCACCCCGACATACCCCCCAACATCTACGAGGGGGGCCTGGGGTCCCCGCAGCCACAGTGCCCCAGTACCCAGGGAAGCAAGCCCAAGAACTTCCGGCTGCGCCACCTGCGGGGCCTGGGCCTCTACCTGGAGAGCCACCCGCCGCCCACTGGCCAGTGTGAGAGCCACTGGCTGGGCCGGCTTATGACTGGGGAGTGCCCGCCACAGCCTGAGGGCACAGCCTGGGCCCTGGACCTGCCACAGGGGACTCTGGGCCCAG cTTCCAGTTCCAGCATGGACCCAGACAAGGgtgccctcccccagcctggtcCTTCTGAGGGCTTGGGGCTCAGGCCCAAGAGGTCCTGGGGGACCTGGGAAGAGGCCATGTGTCCCTTGTGCAAGAGAACCCGCTCTGGGGCCCTGGAGAGGCCATAG
- the C18H16orf90 gene encoding uncharacterized protein C16orf90 homolog isoform X1 codes for MEALVCASSELHIREDAVSQAQGRPGHPDIPPNIYEGGLGSPQPQCPSTQGSKPKNFRLRHLRGLGLYLESHPPPTGQCESHWLGRLMTGECPPQPEGTAWALDLPQGTLGPGNSLCSALLEARLPRDSLGSSASSSSMDPDKGALPQPGPSEGLGLRPKRSWGTWEEAMCPLCKRTRSGALERP; via the exons ATGGAAGCCTTGGTCTGTGCATCTTCTGAGCTGCACATAAGAGAAG ATGCAGTGAGCCAGGCCCAAGGACGCCCCGGCCACCCCGACATACCCCCCAACATCTACGAGGGGGGCCTGGGGTCCCCGCAGCCACAGTGCCCCAGTACCCAGGGAAGCAAGCCCAAGAACTTCCGGCTGCGCCACCTGCGGGGCCTGGGCCTCTACCTGGAGAGCCACCCGCCGCCCACTGGCCAGTGTGAGAGCCACTGGCTGGGCCGGCTTATGACTGGGGAGTGCCCGCCACAGCCTGAGGGCACAGCCTGGGCCCTGGACCTGCCACAGGGGACTCTGGGCCCAGGTAACAGCCTCTGCTCAGCTCTTCTGGAAGCCCGATTGCCCAGGGACAGCCTGGGAAGCAGTG cTTCCAGTTCCAGCATGGACCCAGACAAGGgtgccctcccccagcctggtcCTTCTGAGGGCTTGGGGCTCAGGCCCAAGAGGTCCTGGGGGACCTGGGAAGAGGCCATGTGTCCCTTGTGCAAGAGAACCCGCTCTGGGGCCCTGGAGAGGCCATAG